A single window of Deltaproteobacteria bacterium DNA harbors:
- a CDS encoding DUF541 domain-containing protein translates to MNNCWRAASNRSASDDGKRAWRLLAICASVNSPTKGIAMRTILAILMLLPSASAIHAQQRPERPPPPSITVNGEATIAAEPDQAQIDIGVTTQARSAPDASKENAERLTRVLSEIKKLLGKGDEVKTSGYSLNPQYRYPQGGKPEIVGYTANNIVRIKTAKLDEVGKIIDAAMQAGANNINRLMFTLKDEEAARLDALRQASAKAKAKAEVIAASLGLKVLRIAAVTEGERSFQPIFRQAPMARGEALAAQAPTPVEAGTIDVRSTVTLTAEVGER, encoded by the coding sequence ATGAACAATTGTTGGCGCGCCGCGTCTAACCGTTCAGCAAGTGATGATGGGAAACGCGCCTGGCGGCTGCTCGCGATTTGCGCTAGCGTAAACTCTCCAACGAAAGGAATTGCCATGAGAACTATTTTAGCGATCCTCATGTTGCTACCGTCGGCTTCCGCGATTCACGCCCAGCAACGGCCCGAACGGCCGCCGCCGCCGTCGATCACCGTGAACGGCGAAGCGACCATCGCCGCCGAACCGGATCAAGCGCAAATCGACATCGGCGTCACCACCCAAGCGCGTAGCGCGCCGGACGCATCAAAAGAGAATGCCGAACGGCTCACCCGTGTCCTCAGCGAAATCAAAAAGCTGTTGGGCAAAGGCGACGAAGTCAAAACCAGCGGCTACTCTCTCAACCCGCAATATCGTTATCCCCAAGGCGGCAAACCGGAGATCGTCGGCTACACGGCGAACAACATCGTGCGGATCAAAACCGCCAAGCTCGACGAAGTCGGCAAGATCATCGATGCCGCCATGCAAGCCGGCGCCAATAACATCAATCGTTTGATGTTCACGTTGAAAGACGAAGAAGCCGCGCGCTTAGACGCGCTACGTCAGGCTTCGGCCAAAGCGAAAGCCAAAGCCGAAGTGATCGCCGCGTCGTTGGGATTGAAAGTGCTGCGCATCGCCGCCGTCACCGAAGGCGAGCGTTCGTTCCAGCCGATTTTTCGCCAAGCGCCCATGGCGCGCGGCGAAGCGTTAGCCGCCCAAGCTCCCACTCCGGTGGAAGCGGGAACGATCGATGTGCGTTCGACGGTGACGTTAACCGCTGAAGTGGGCGAACGATAA